A genomic stretch from Achromobacter spanius includes:
- a CDS encoding TetR/AcrR family transcriptional regulator gives MVRRTRVEMEETRATLLATARKVFSEHGYAEASMDDLTAQAGLTRGALYHHFGDKKGLLAAVVEQIDADMDQRLQAISDSASDPWEGFRSRCRAYLEMALEPEIQRIVLRDARAVLGGASPTSQRHCIASMQGLINNLIQQGVVAKADPQALASLIYGCLAEAAFWIADGEDGNARLAQGVAALDLLLRGLLVQR, from the coding sequence ATGGTCCGCCGCACCCGCGTCGAGATGGAAGAAACCCGAGCCACGTTGCTGGCAACCGCCCGCAAGGTCTTTAGCGAGCACGGCTATGCCGAGGCCTCCATGGATGACCTCACTGCGCAGGCGGGCCTGACCCGTGGCGCGCTCTATCACCACTTCGGTGACAAGAAGGGGTTGCTGGCAGCGGTGGTGGAACAGATCGACGCCGACATGGACCAGCGTCTGCAAGCCATCTCCGATAGCGCCTCGGACCCATGGGAAGGTTTTCGCAGCCGCTGCCGCGCGTATCTGGAGATGGCGCTGGAGCCGGAAATCCAGCGCATCGTGCTGCGCGATGCCAGGGCGGTGCTGGGGGGCGCCTCGCCAACATCGCAACGGCATTGCATAGCTTCAATGCAAGGCCTGATCAACAACCTGATCCAACAAGGCGTGGTGGCCAAGGCCGATCCGCAGGCATTGGCTTCGTTGATCTACGGCTGCCTGGCCGAAGCTGCGTTCTGGATCGCTGACGGCGAGGACGGCAATGCGCGCTTGGCGCAAGGGGTTGCTGCGCTGGACCTGTTGCTGCGTGGGTTGTTGGTGCAGCGATAG
- a CDS encoding YciI family protein, translated as MPKFITIGYGDQAGYDRTPLSVRNAAHAHDKKLRDKGVLMGIAGAPVQVRNTEAGRVETTNEAYMRSPLPVAGFAIIEAADLAEAIDLVARTPCAVAHGVVEVWPLEQP; from the coding sequence ATGCCAAAGTTCATCACCATCGGATATGGAGACCAAGCGGGCTATGACCGCACCCCGCTCAGTGTCAGAAACGCGGCTCACGCGCATGACAAGAAACTTCGGGATAAGGGAGTATTGATGGGCATTGCGGGCGCCCCGGTCCAGGTGCGCAACACCGAGGCCGGTCGTGTTGAAACGACGAACGAAGCCTATATGCGCTCACCCTTGCCGGTGGCCGGCTTCGCCATCATCGAAGCCGCTGATCTGGCCGAGGCGATCGATCTGGTGGCCAGAACACCCTGCGCCGTTGCCCACGGTGTGGTGGAAGTATGGCCACTGGAACAGCCGTAG
- a CDS encoding CobW family GTP-binding protein: MAITTGPIPVYLLTGFLGSGKTTLLSRLVRSPRFADTAVVINEFGEIGLDHMLVGKADDTDVVLLDSGCLCCAATSSLQDTLESLYYRRQRGEIPMFTRVVVETSGLADPCPVINTLSADPLIARHYRFGGVVATADALHGMATLDAYREASTQVAIADRIALTKVDLADGRAVQAMRSALRGYNASAPIRTVSPDTVDEDAPALFDGLRPEHLDAAALAAAQPVSDSSLAHVLRYGIVSYAFRQHAPVSWEAYANWTRHMQRHVGERLLRAKGLLRWSDGSLRAVHGVRHVFATPEPIAAPEGAAGAMVLIVRDLSAEEIEQAMGPLGM; encoded by the coding sequence ATGGCCATCACTACCGGACCGATTCCCGTCTACCTATTGACCGGCTTCCTGGGAAGCGGCAAGACCACGCTGTTGTCGCGCCTGGTGCGTAGTCCGCGCTTTGCCGATACGGCGGTGGTCATCAACGAGTTCGGCGAGATCGGACTGGATCACATGCTGGTGGGCAAGGCGGACGACACCGACGTCGTGCTGCTGGATTCCGGCTGCCTGTGCTGCGCGGCCACAAGCTCCCTGCAGGACACGCTTGAGTCGTTGTACTACCGGCGCCAGCGCGGAGAGATTCCCATGTTTACGCGGGTGGTGGTAGAAACCTCGGGCCTGGCGGATCCGTGTCCCGTCATCAACACGCTGTCGGCCGATCCCCTGATCGCTCGCCACTACCGCTTCGGCGGTGTGGTGGCGACGGCTGACGCGCTGCACGGGATGGCCACGCTGGACGCCTATCGCGAGGCCAGCACCCAGGTCGCGATCGCCGATCGCATTGCGCTGACCAAGGTCGATCTAGCCGACGGCCGCGCGGTACAGGCAATGAGGTCCGCGCTGAGGGGGTACAACGCCAGCGCGCCGATCCGCACGGTATCGCCCGACACGGTGGACGAGGACGCGCCGGCGCTGTTCGACGGCTTGCGTCCCGAGCATCTGGACGCGGCCGCGTTAGCGGCGGCTCAGCCTGTCTCCGACAGTTCGCTGGCGCACGTACTTCGCTACGGCATTGTGTCCTATGCGTTCCGGCAGCATGCGCCAGTAAGCTGGGAAGCCTACGCGAACTGGACCCGACATATGCAGCGCCATGTTGGTGAACGCCTTCTGCGGGCCAAGGGTCTGTTGCGCTGGTCCGACGGAAGCCTGCGCGCGGTGCATGGCGTGCGGCATGTCTTCGCCACGCCTGAGCCTATCGCCGCGCCGGAAGGTGCGGCGGGCGCCATGGTCCTGATCGTGCGAGACCTGTCGGCCGAAGAAATCGAGCAAGCGATGGGGCCGCTGGGTATGTGA
- a CDS encoding isochorismatase family protein — protein MSDTKRIWDDFLTERDKQVLAQAGYGKRGGFGKRPALFIIDVQYNFCGDTPQDILEGLKQYRTHCGREAWDAVAHIVPLLELARDKNIPVFYTESARRADLLDSGVQVGKNHRGGEKTVLANTHATQTVEPLAPRPQDIRITKQKPSCFFGTIFMSHLNFLDVDTLILVGCTSSGCLRATTVDAYSYNFKVIIPEEAAFDRFQSSHAMSLFDLNCKYADVIPSREVQDYLRGLPAPADAARD, from the coding sequence ATGAGCGACACCAAGCGAATCTGGGACGACTTCCTCACCGAACGCGATAAGCAAGTGCTGGCGCAGGCCGGCTACGGCAAGCGCGGCGGCTTCGGCAAGCGTCCCGCACTTTTCATCATCGATGTGCAATACAACTTTTGCGGCGATACGCCCCAGGACATCCTGGAAGGCTTGAAGCAATACCGCACCCACTGCGGCCGCGAGGCCTGGGACGCGGTCGCGCATATCGTGCCGCTGCTGGAACTGGCGCGCGACAAGAACATTCCCGTCTTCTATACCGAGAGTGCCCGGCGCGCAGACCTGCTGGACAGCGGCGTGCAAGTGGGCAAGAACCACCGCGGCGGTGAGAAGACCGTGCTGGCAAACACCCATGCGACGCAGACCGTGGAGCCGCTGGCCCCGCGTCCGCAAGACATCCGCATTACCAAACAGAAGCCGTCCTGCTTCTTCGGCACGATCTTCATGAGCCATCTGAACTTCCTCGACGTGGACACGCTGATCCTGGTGGGCTGCACGTCGTCTGGATGCCTGCGCGCCACGACGGTTGACGCCTACTCGTACAATTTCAAGGTCATCATCCCCGAAGAGGCGGCGTTCGACCGCTTCCAGTCCAGCCACGCGATGAGCTTGTTCGACCTCAACTGCAAGTATGCGGACGTGATTCCCTCGCGCGAGGTGCAGGACTACCTGCGCGGCCTGCCCGCGCCCGCCGACGCGGCCCGGGACTGA
- a CDS encoding MFS transporter, which yields MSTSTSAAVQSNIQYPWLAVTAVGLATFSVVTTEMLPVGLLTPIADALDTSTGTAGLMISLPALLAALFAPLVVIASGGMDRRKILYGLLGLLVIANMASALAPSWGWMLAARVLVGFCMGGIWAIAGGLAARLVPGHAIGLATSIIFGGVAAASVLGVPLGALIGDFAGWRWAFGGMALLSGLVLALHLAVIPALPVANSATLRQFGDQLANRKLQVGLMLTLLLVAGHFMAFTFVRPLLQSVSGFDAQWIGALLFAYGIAGILGNFLAGVVAARRTVLTLMVIALGLLMTPMLFLTVGGSNLGGGVALLAWGLAYGGVSVGLMTWMMHAAPRAIEIATALYVGAFNIGIALGSWSGGQIVDGFGLIASLWLAGGFAATALLLTLGVGLRDRRRDELAQPSHPAKY from the coding sequence ATGAGCACATCGACATCCGCAGCCGTGCAAAGCAACATCCAATACCCTTGGCTGGCCGTGACCGCCGTTGGCCTTGCCACCTTTTCGGTTGTGACAACGGAAATGCTTCCAGTCGGCCTCCTGACTCCGATTGCCGATGCTCTGGACACGTCCACGGGAACGGCCGGGCTGATGATTTCCCTGCCTGCACTGCTTGCCGCGTTGTTCGCGCCGCTGGTGGTGATCGCATCCGGAGGCATGGATCGGCGCAAGATTCTGTACGGATTGTTGGGCCTGCTGGTGATCGCCAACATGGCTTCAGCACTCGCCCCCAGTTGGGGTTGGATGTTGGCCGCGCGAGTCCTGGTCGGCTTCTGCATGGGGGGCATATGGGCCATAGCCGGTGGCTTGGCGGCTCGGCTCGTTCCGGGCCACGCCATCGGCTTGGCAACCTCCATCATCTTCGGCGGCGTGGCGGCGGCATCCGTCCTGGGGGTGCCACTCGGGGCGCTGATTGGTGACTTTGCCGGATGGCGCTGGGCCTTCGGCGGCATGGCCCTGTTGAGTGGGCTGGTGCTGGCACTTCATCTTGCCGTCATACCCGCCCTGCCCGTTGCCAACTCGGCCACCTTGCGTCAGTTCGGCGATCAACTTGCCAATCGCAAATTGCAAGTCGGGTTGATGCTGACGCTGCTGCTGGTGGCTGGGCACTTCATGGCCTTCACCTTCGTGCGCCCACTATTGCAGTCGGTGTCGGGATTCGATGCGCAATGGATCGGCGCGCTGCTGTTCGCCTACGGCATCGCCGGCATTCTCGGCAACTTCCTGGCTGGCGTCGTTGCCGCGCGACGCACGGTGCTGACCTTGATGGTGATTGCGCTGGGCCTGCTGATGACACCGATGCTGTTCCTGACCGTCGGCGGTTCTAACCTTGGTGGGGGTGTCGCGCTGTTGGCATGGGGACTGGCCTACGGCGGCGTGTCAGTGGGCTTGATGACGTGGATGATGCACGCCGCGCCACGCGCCATCGAGATTGCCACGGCGCTCTATGTGGGCGCTTTCAATATCGGGATTGCGCTGGGATCGTGGAGCGGCGGCCAGATCGTGGATGGATTCGGTCTCATCGCCAGCCTTTGGCTGGCAGGTGGGTTCGCGGCCACGGCGTTATTGCTGACCTTGGGCGTAGGCCTGCGCGATCGGCGCAGGGATGAATTGGCCCAACCATCCCACCCTGCAAAATATTGA
- a CDS encoding dihydroorotase, which produces MLDLLLTNARLLLPQQGLTEGVLGVIDGRIAIIAEPGTPLEARETIDCQGLWVLPGLIDPHVHFGFGSPETDFETESRFAALGGTTTVLSFHRSADIRESFEKVRDRALSQSCVDFGFHFGITSNLHVETLEEISRRFGVSSYKLYMMYKGAAGLSKGFTDIDDGLLYSALRATAAIPGAIMGVHCENVEVIPVLRDPLRAAGRDDLKAWNEQSPDFLEAENVHRVCYFAAKTGAAVNIVHLSSREALDEARRHRRTPGAPPIYVETCPHYLFLNDESPAGTYAKVNPPVRGQSDVDAMWEGVLDGSITTIGTDHVPRKRATKDTDIWAASNGFPGTGLMLPILLHEGYHRRGVPLETLMKVSAESSARIYRMPGKGSIEIGKDADLVIVDPDLERTVDPANLESNSDYSPYEGMSLKGWPVRTLVRGRTVALDGRITDAARANPGGRYLKRL; this is translated from the coding sequence ATGCTGGATCTCTTACTGACCAATGCAAGGCTGCTGCTGCCGCAGCAGGGCCTGACCGAGGGTGTGCTGGGCGTCATTGACGGCCGCATCGCCATCATTGCCGAACCCGGTACGCCGCTTGAGGCCCGCGAAACGATCGATTGCCAGGGGCTGTGGGTGCTGCCCGGCCTGATCGACCCTCACGTGCACTTCGGCTTTGGTTCGCCGGAGACCGACTTCGAGACCGAGTCGCGCTTCGCCGCGCTGGGCGGCACCACTACCGTGCTGTCGTTCCATCGGTCCGCGGACATCCGCGAATCATTTGAAAAGGTGCGCGACCGCGCGCTGTCGCAAAGCTGCGTGGACTTCGGCTTCCATTTCGGCATCACCAGCAATCTGCATGTGGAAACGCTTGAGGAAATTTCACGCCGTTTCGGCGTGTCTTCCTACAAGCTCTACATGATGTACAAAGGCGCCGCGGGCCTGTCCAAGGGCTTCACCGACATCGACGACGGCTTGCTGTATTCGGCCTTGCGCGCCACGGCCGCCATCCCCGGCGCGATCATGGGCGTGCACTGCGAAAACGTCGAGGTCATCCCCGTGCTGAGAGACCCTCTGCGCGCGGCCGGCCGCGACGATTTGAAGGCTTGGAACGAGCAGAGCCCGGACTTCCTGGAAGCCGAGAACGTGCACCGCGTGTGCTACTTCGCGGCGAAGACGGGCGCCGCGGTCAATATCGTGCACCTGAGCAGCCGCGAAGCGCTGGACGAGGCGCGGCGCCATCGGCGCACCCCCGGCGCGCCGCCCATTTATGTCGAGACCTGCCCGCACTACCTCTTCCTGAACGACGAGTCGCCCGCCGGGACCTATGCCAAGGTCAATCCGCCGGTGCGAGGCCAAAGCGATGTGGACGCCATGTGGGAAGGCGTGCTGGATGGCTCCATCACCACGATAGGCACCGACCACGTGCCCCGCAAGCGGGCAACCAAAGACACGGACATCTGGGCCGCCAGCAACGGGTTCCCGGGCACCGGCCTGATGCTGCCGATCTTGCTGCACGAAGGCTATCACCGCCGCGGAGTCCCCCTGGAGACGCTGATGAAGGTCAGTGCCGAAAGCTCAGCTCGCATCTATCGCATGCCGGGCAAGGGCAGCATCGAGATCGGCAAGGACGCGGATCTGGTGATCGTTGACCCTGACCTGGAACGCACCGTCGATCCGGCCAACCTGGAATCGAACTCCGACTACTCGCCATACGAGGGCATGTCCCTGAAAGGCTGGCCCGTGCGCACGCTGGTGCGCGGACGGACCGTGGCGCTCGACGGCCGCATCACCGACGCAGCCCGCGCCAATCCTGGCGGCCGTTATCTCAAGCGTCTTTGA